Proteins co-encoded in one Bacillus kexueae genomic window:
- a CDS encoding DegQ family regulator — translation MKQQEIEKLNEIFMKLEEEIQKTKHSLYLINKSIEKYDQYQYVKPC, via the coding sequence TTGAAGCAACAAGAGATTGAAAAGCTAAATGAAATTTTCATGAAATTAGAAGAAGAAATACAAAAAACGAAGCACTCATTGTATTTAATTAATAAAAGCATCGAGAAATATGACCAATATCAATATGTAAAGCCTTGTTAA
- a CDS encoding SIMPL domain-containing protein: protein MYPNPQYVQRNKVMERNLIVTGKGSVKVKPDTALILIGMITENEKPQLAQKENAKVTNQVIQSLIGMSISKSDIETVNYQVQPKYDYPQGKPPTLIGYEVTHTIKVSTEKLSQIGDIMEAATENGANQIGNPQYDVKNTRTYEKEAYEKAIQDSIRRGKVIANGYGASIVLPPQKIEDVSGSQPIGPKRMMLQSAETSIMPQEITIQAQLLVHFQYQ, encoded by the coding sequence ATGTACCCAAATCCACAATATGTTCAACGTAATAAAGTAATGGAACGAAATTTAATTGTGACGGGGAAAGGGTCTGTTAAAGTAAAACCAGATACGGCTCTAATACTTATTGGAATGATTACGGAAAATGAAAAGCCTCAACTTGCTCAAAAAGAAAATGCTAAAGTGACAAATCAGGTTATTCAATCATTAATTGGAATGTCCATTTCAAAAAGTGATATCGAAACAGTTAATTATCAAGTACAGCCGAAATATGATTATCCACAAGGAAAACCACCAACTTTAATCGGTTATGAAGTCACACACACCATTAAAGTTTCGACGGAAAAACTGAGTCAAATCGGGGACATTATGGAGGCTGCAACTGAAAACGGTGCTAATCAAATAGGAAATCCACAATACGATGTGAAGAATACTCGAACGTATGAAAAGGAAGCATATGAAAAAGCAATTCAAGATTCGATAAGAAGGGGTAAAGTTATTGCCAATGGATATGGAGCTTCCATCGTATTACCACCTCAAAAAATAGAGGATGTCAGCGGAAGTCAGCCGATAGGTCCTAAACGAATGATGTTACAATCAGCAGAAACTTCGATTATGCCACAAGAAATAACGATTCAGGCGCAGTTGCTAGTCCATTTTCAGTACCAATAA
- a CDS encoding thiol-disulfide oxidoreductase DCC family protein: protein MDENPIVLFDGECLLCNKSVQFLLKNEEGDHLRFASLQSKTGQNLLGHYSFPLNYSDSIVFIHNGVAYTHSTAVLKVAKYLKWKWQWLRFLYIIPTPVRDYIYKWVAKNRISWFGKTDSCMFLTTDLKKKFLEY, encoded by the coding sequence ATGGATGAGAACCCAATTGTTTTGTTCGATGGAGAATGTTTATTATGTAATAAATCCGTTCAATTTTTGTTAAAGAATGAAGAAGGAGATCACTTACGGTTCGCTTCTTTACAATCAAAAACAGGGCAGAATCTTCTTGGTCACTATTCTTTTCCTCTCAATTATTCCGATTCGATCGTGTTCATTCATAACGGTGTAGCCTATACTCATTCTACGGCCGTTCTTAAAGTCGCAAAATATTTGAAATGGAAATGGCAGTGGCTTCGTTTTCTATACATAATTCCAACCCCTGTTCGTGATTATATTTATAAATGGGTTGCCAAAAATCGTATTTCATGGTTTGGAAAAACAGACTCTTGCATGTTTTTAACTACAGATTTAAAAAAGAAATTTCTAGAGTATTAA
- a CDS encoding response regulator transcription factor: MIHILVIDDHPAVREGTRSILESEHDITVDCLEPPFTADVMNSLDYSKFDVILMDMNLGEINGIELAKTILENSVSCKILLYTGYDIGDYIEKAISIGIHGAISKTETKEKILQNIRHSLQGEIILPYDFVKKLVQQHVQHEKQMEQIPTSLTEREKKIIEEVENGLTNQEIADKLHLSKRSIEYSLTSIYTKLNVGSRTEAVLVAKAEGFID; the protein is encoded by the coding sequence ATGATTCATATACTTGTCATTGATGACCATCCGGCAGTTAGAGAAGGAACTAGATCTATTTTAGAAAGTGAACATGATATAACGGTAGATTGTCTAGAACCACCATTTACAGCAGATGTAATGAACAGTCTTGATTATTCTAAATTTGATGTTATTTTAATGGATATGAATTTAGGAGAGATTAACGGGATTGAGCTGGCGAAAACGATTTTGGAAAACTCAGTTTCTTGTAAAATCCTTTTATATACCGGCTATGATATCGGTGACTATATTGAAAAAGCAATTAGTATAGGAATACATGGAGCTATTAGCAAAACAGAAACGAAAGAAAAAATTCTTCAAAACATTCGGCACTCCCTACAAGGAGAAATCATTCTACCCTATGATTTTGTCAAAAAATTAGTTCAACAACATGTTCAACATGAAAAGCAAATGGAACAAATTCCTACATCGTTAACCGAAAGAGAAAAGAAGATTATCGAAGAAGTAGAAAACGGACTTACGAATCAAGAAATTGCTGATAAACTTCATTTAAGTAAACGCTCCATTGAATACAGTTTAACGTCTATTTACACAAAATTAAATGTGGGTTCTAGGACAGAAGCAGTCCTTGTAGCGAAGGCTGAAGGGTTTATCGACTAA
- a CDS encoding Na(+)/H(+) antiporter subunit C translates to MEIIMSIVAGILFMAATYLMLSRSLLRIIIGTGLLSHGAHLLILTMGGLKQGTVPLLSEKAASFVDPLPQALILTAIVISFGVTSFFLVLAYRSYQELGTDDMEQLRGNDQQ, encoded by the coding sequence ATGGAAATAATCATGTCAATTGTTGCCGGTATCTTATTTATGGCTGCAACTTATTTAATGCTTTCCAGAAGTTTGCTTCGCATTATTATCGGCACAGGATTGTTAAGTCATGGAGCACACTTATTGATTTTAACAATGGGTGGGTTAAAACAAGGAACTGTTCCATTACTAAGCGAAAAGGCAGCATCATTTGTTGACCCTTTGCCACAGGCGCTAATTTTAACGGCCATCGTCATTAGCTTTGGAGTCACATCCTTTTTCTTAGTTCTAGCCTATCGCTCGTATCAAGAACTTGGAACAGATGATATGGAACAATTGAGGGGAAATGATCAACAATGA
- a CDS encoding Na+/H+ antiporter subunit A: MTLLHWAILAPFLFAIFVPLVYKVFPKLHTGWFVLLLPVVLFLYFLQFLLNRTHYETVIETVEWIPSLGINFTAYVDGLGLLFALLITGIGSLVVLYSIYYLSKEKEQLHTFYVYLLMFMGAMLGVVLSDNTIVLYTFWELTSFSSFLLIGYWYHREKSRYGAQKSMLITVFGGLSMLGGFILLYLMTGTFSIRETIAQVDTILSHDLFIFAMILILLGAFTKSAQFPFYIWLPDAMEAPTPVSAYLHSATMVKAGIYLVARFSPIFAFSAEWFWSVSLFGIFTLFWGSFNAVKQTDLKAILAFSTVSQLGMIMSLLGVGAAALHYQNFEYYTVATLAAIFHLINHATFKGSLFMVVGIIDHETGTRDIRKLGGLMSLMPITFTIAVIGAFSMAGLPPFNGFLSKEMFFTSMLRVLEMNMFQADTWGMLLPIIAWIGSVFTFLYSMVLVFKTFTGKLQKEKLEKMPHEAPIGMLIPPIVLASLVVIFGFFPDLLAYTLIEPAMKSILPSLLAESEHFHVHIEMWHGFTPELFMTIGVVLLGTILFLTLTKWKKVYGLQPEKLTLNTFYDSSLVALDSSSSRFTKFYMTGFIRDYLVYIFAFLIVMLGASMASLGAFSLDVSKTAPVGIYEVILALVMIAGTLTTLFSTSRLTAIIALGSVGYSLSLFFVLFRAPDLALTQLIIETVSVALFLLAFYHLPELKRREQKLRFRLVNFIISLGVGVIVTLIAISANSERVSETIASYFIENSYKLGGGKNMVNVILVDFRGFDTMFEITVLGIAALAIYSMIKLRLSRREEG; this comes from the coding sequence ATGACGCTTTTACATTGGGCTATACTAGCGCCTTTTTTATTTGCCATCTTTGTACCGCTAGTATATAAAGTTTTCCCAAAGCTACATACGGGTTGGTTTGTGTTACTTTTACCTGTAGTTCTCTTTCTGTATTTCTTACAATTTTTATTGAATCGTACTCACTATGAGACGGTTATCGAAACAGTAGAATGGATTCCATCTCTTGGAATAAACTTTACAGCCTATGTGGACGGGCTCGGGCTTTTATTTGCCTTATTAATTACTGGAATCGGCTCTTTAGTCGTTCTCTATTCCATTTATTACTTGTCTAAGGAAAAAGAACAGCTACACACTTTTTATGTGTATCTCCTTATGTTCATGGGGGCGATGCTTGGTGTCGTATTATCCGATAACACGATCGTCTTATATACTTTTTGGGAACTTACGAGCTTTTCTTCCTTCTTATTAATTGGTTATTGGTATCATCGTGAGAAATCACGTTATGGTGCACAGAAATCTATGTTAATTACCGTTTTCGGCGGATTGTCAATGCTTGGAGGGTTTATACTCCTCTATTTAATGACAGGAACTTTTAGCATTCGAGAAACGATTGCACAAGTTGATACTATTTTGTCACATGATCTTTTCATCTTTGCAATGATTTTAATTCTACTTGGTGCATTCACAAAATCTGCGCAGTTTCCATTTTACATTTGGCTACCTGACGCAATGGAAGCGCCAACTCCTGTAAGTGCATATCTTCATTCCGCTACGATGGTTAAAGCCGGAATTTATTTAGTGGCTCGCTTTAGCCCTATTTTTGCTTTTAGCGCAGAATGGTTTTGGTCCGTATCCCTATTCGGAATTTTCACATTATTCTGGGGAAGTTTTAACGCGGTCAAACAAACTGACTTAAAAGCTATCTTAGCTTTCTCAACGGTCAGTCAGCTGGGCATGATTATGTCTTTATTAGGTGTAGGTGCCGCAGCCTTACATTATCAAAATTTCGAATACTACACTGTAGCAACATTAGCTGCTATTTTCCACTTAATTAACCATGCGACTTTTAAAGGAAGCTTGTTTATGGTCGTCGGTATCATTGACCACGAAACAGGTACACGTGATATAAGAAAGCTCGGTGGACTTATGAGCCTTATGCCAATTACGTTCACCATTGCCGTCATTGGCGCCTTTTCAATGGCAGGACTTCCACCATTTAATGGCTTCTTAAGTAAAGAGATGTTCTTTACAAGTATGTTGCGTGTGTTAGAAATGAATATGTTCCAGGCCGATACGTGGGGAATGTTATTACCAATTATCGCTTGGATCGGAAGTGTCTTTACATTCCTTTATAGTATGGTACTAGTGTTTAAAACGTTTACTGGAAAACTGCAAAAGGAGAAACTAGAGAAAATGCCTCATGAAGCACCAATTGGTATGTTAATACCGCCAATTGTATTAGCTTCACTCGTAGTCATTTTTGGATTTTTCCCAGATCTATTAGCTTACACATTGATTGAACCAGCTATGAAATCAATCTTACCGAGTCTTTTAGCTGAAAGTGAACATTTCCATGTCCATATTGAAATGTGGCACGGATTCACACCGGAATTATTCATGACAATTGGTGTCGTTTTACTCGGTACCATTTTGTTCTTAACTTTAACAAAGTGGAAAAAAGTATATGGTTTACAACCTGAAAAGCTAACATTAAACACATTTTATGATTCATCCTTAGTTGCTCTTGATTCTTCAAGTAGCCGATTTACGAAATTTTATATGACTGGGTTTATACGTGATTACCTCGTTTACATTTTCGCCTTTTTAATCGTAATGCTTGGGGCGAGCATGGCAAGCTTAGGAGCGTTTTCATTGGACGTAAGCAAAACTGCTCCGGTTGGCATCTATGAGGTAATTTTAGCTCTTGTTATGATTGCAGGTACATTAACAACTTTATTCTCAACTTCGCGATTAACAGCCATTATTGCTCTTGGGTCAGTTGGATATTCACTTTCACTCTTTTTCGTATTATTTAGAGCTCCTGACCTAGCGCTTACTCAGTTGATTATTGAAACTGTTTCAGTCGCTTTATTCCTTTTAGCGTTTTATCATTTACCAGAGCTTAAGCGACGTGAACAGAAGTTACGTTTCCGCCTCGTGAACTTTATCATTTCACTCGGAGTAGGGGTTATTGTAACGTTAATTGCTATTTCCGCTAACAGTGAACGAGTTTCTGAAACTATTGCTTCTTACTTTATTGAAAACAGCTATAAGCTTGGTGGCGGTAAAAACATGGTAAACGTCATCCTTGTAGACTTCCGCGGCTTCGATACTATGTTTGAAATTACTGTACTCGGTATTGCTGCTCTTGCTATCTACAGCATGATTAAGCTGCGTCTTTCAAGGAGGGAAGAAGGATGA
- a CDS encoding helix-turn-helix domain-containing protein, whose protein sequence is MKKLEKHYEVQIKLDSILKKRRMTKRELARKADIRHTLVWEMCHNKTKRLPLDKLAKICSVLDVEITDIIELVEQPEQTSNPSVYKVTN, encoded by the coding sequence ATGAAGAAGTTGGAGAAGCATTATGAAGTACAAATAAAACTCGATTCTATTTTAAAGAAACGCCGAATGACAAAGCGAGAGTTAGCGAGAAAAGCTGATATTCGCCATACGCTAGTGTGGGAAATGTGCCATAATAAAACGAAAAGACTCCCTCTCGATAAACTAGCCAAAATCTGTTCTGTTTTAGATGTGGAAATAACAGATATCATAGAATTGGTAGAACAACCCGAACAAACATCTAATCCATCCGTTTATAAAGTCACAAACTAA
- the kapD gene encoding 3'-5' exonuclease KapD gives MESSHQYLFIDFEFTMPEGKSLPKGFFPEIIEAGYVVVSANKIIKKYSSYIKPTFFPSLTNRCKKFLQISQEQVDLGITFPDFIQLLQQDVFENRTTVVTWGNMDMKVLRQNCHKHRLPFPFQHKELDLSMEYKKFFGDRNQTGLWKAVEAYGKKGTGKHHRALDDALTTYKIFQLVEKDKQYLAKPKPTTIGERVDLSKLLGKLAT, from the coding sequence TTGGAGTCTTCTCACCAGTATCTTTTCATTGATTTTGAATTTACGATGCCAGAAGGAAAGTCTTTGCCGAAAGGCTTTTTTCCAGAAATTATTGAGGCAGGGTATGTTGTCGTTTCTGCCAATAAAATCATCAAGAAATATTCTTCTTATATCAAACCAACGTTTTTCCCTTCATTAACTAACCGATGTAAAAAATTTTTGCAAATATCTCAAGAACAAGTAGACCTTGGAATAACCTTTCCAGATTTTATTCAGCTTCTTCAACAAGATGTATTCGAAAATCGTACTACTGTCGTTACTTGGGGCAATATGGATATGAAAGTCTTAAGACAGAATTGTCATAAGCATCGCCTCCCATTCCCATTTCAGCATAAAGAACTGGACTTATCCATGGAGTATAAAAAATTTTTTGGCGACCGAAATCAAACTGGTCTATGGAAAGCTGTTGAAGCGTATGGAAAGAAAGGAACCGGAAAACACCATCGTGCTCTAGATGATGCTTTAACAACGTATAAAATTTTTCAATTAGTGGAGAAAGATAAACAGTATTTAGCGAAACCGAAACCAACGACAATTGGTGAACGAGTGGATTTATCAAAGCTTTTAGGAAAATTAGCAACTTGA
- a CDS encoding polyprenyl synthetase family protein yields MNQLISRFVKSKQSFHFAQLTYLHFCLFGGSGKDEEVYKLAAAVELWILSLDMLDDFEDNDNDQELWMKENRGVALNSATLLYTLPHLVINSLQSPHKHKISEYFHHYSFRAMIGQHQDLAETVTTEEECLAIMRRKSGALTALAATVGTILANGDCDDSIHQYATELGVAAQIDNDFNGLFQENKEDGKTEKPSLTMLYIKNSDCEACQKLREYAKSRHDFTTFFGSKQAYMDVLWETGVVHYLQVMKHLALHKAKKVIGEMSIESDTKEILYQHLFDEMPNL; encoded by the coding sequence TTGAACCAATTGATTTCTCGCTTTGTAAAATCGAAACAGTCCTTCCATTTTGCACAATTAACTTATCTTCATTTTTGTCTTTTTGGAGGAAGTGGAAAAGATGAAGAAGTTTATAAGCTAGCAGCTGCTGTTGAGCTTTGGATTCTTTCATTAGATATGCTAGACGACTTTGAAGATAATGATAACGATCAAGAGCTATGGATGAAGGAAAATCGAGGAGTTGCGTTAAATAGTGCAACATTGCTGTATACGCTCCCTCATTTAGTCATAAACTCCTTACAATCTCCTCATAAACATAAAATTAGTGAGTATTTTCACCACTATTCCTTTCGAGCTATGATTGGTCAACATCAGGACTTGGCCGAAACTGTCACAACTGAAGAAGAATGTTTAGCGATCATGAGGAGAAAGTCAGGGGCCTTGACAGCATTAGCTGCAACGGTAGGAACGATATTAGCTAATGGAGATTGTGATGATTCCATCCATCAATATGCTACTGAATTAGGTGTTGCGGCCCAAATAGATAATGATTTCAATGGACTTTTTCAAGAGAATAAAGAAGACGGGAAAACGGAAAAACCTTCTTTGACAATGTTATACATAAAGAATTCGGATTGTGAAGCCTGTCAGAAGTTACGTGAATATGCTAAGAGTCGTCATGATTTTACCACTTTTTTTGGAAGTAAACAGGCGTATATGGATGTCCTTTGGGAGACCGGGGTTGTTCATTATTTGCAAGTAATGAAGCATTTAGCCTTACATAAAGCCAAAAAAGTAATCGGAGAGATGAGTATAGAAAGTGATACGAAAGAAATATTGTATCAACATTTGTTTGATGAGATGCCCAATTTGTAG
- a CDS encoding Na(+)/H(+) antiporter subunit F1 has product MFETVIIISLALIAISSFLLIIRLIKGPSVPDRAVSLDAFGINLIAITAIISVVLKTNAFLDVILLLGILAFIGTVAIAKFLEKGEIVENDRDQ; this is encoded by the coding sequence ATGTTTGAGACTGTTATAATCATTTCATTAGCGCTAATTGCTATTTCCTCATTTCTATTAATCATCAGGCTCATAAAAGGTCCATCCGTTCCAGACCGTGCAGTATCTTTAGATGCTTTTGGTATTAATTTAATTGCCATTACAGCTATTATTTCGGTTGTATTAAAGACGAATGCTTTTTTAGACGTCATTTTACTTCTTGGAATCTTAGCCTTTATTGGAACGGTTGCCATTGCAAAATTCCTGGAGAAAGGAGAAATTGTTGAAAATGATCGTGATCAGTAA
- a CDS encoding Na+/H+ antiporter subunit D, producing the protein MNNFIILPILLPLLTGIILVFFQKRIAVQKWISSLASLISIVIAVTLVQRVYTNGIQTLEVGSWKPPFGIVLVADMYASLLVLTTNVIVFACLLFAFRSIGIDREKFFFYPAVMFLLTGVTGAFMTGDIFNLFVFFEVMLMASYFLIVHGNTKIQLRESIKYILVNVISSALFVIAVAFLYAVTGTLNMADLSVRVAEAGQTSIMTVISVLFLIVFGLKGAIFPLYFWLPGSYQAPPSAITALFGALLTKVGVYSITRVFTLIFVHEVGFTHEIIAWLATLTIIFGVIGAIAYLDIRKIIIYNIITAVGVILFGVAMFNEAGIEGSVYYLIHDMLIKGALFLLVGAIIVITGTSNLKNMGGLIKNHPFLGWMFFVAAAALAGVPPLSGFIGKLKIIEAGFQNGDYVMAMIVLLSSLLVLYSVMKIFMNGFWGEQVLSREEEKGSTKGLLMPIALLIALSVLYGFGIEIVSPYVVQAAETLLDPSIYIEAVLKE; encoded by the coding sequence ATGAATAATTTTATCATTTTGCCAATTTTATTACCGTTATTGACCGGCATTATACTCGTATTTTTTCAGAAGAGAATTGCCGTCCAAAAATGGATAAGTAGCTTGGCTTCTTTAATCAGTATTGTAATTGCAGTTACTCTTGTTCAACGGGTATACACGAACGGGATTCAAACGCTAGAGGTAGGAAGCTGGAAACCTCCGTTTGGAATTGTGTTAGTGGCGGATATGTATGCAAGCCTTCTAGTATTGACAACAAATGTCATTGTCTTTGCTTGCTTACTATTTGCTTTTCGTTCCATCGGTATAGACCGAGAGAAGTTTTTCTTCTACCCAGCTGTTATGTTCTTACTAACAGGGGTCACTGGCGCATTTATGACAGGTGACATTTTCAACCTTTTCGTATTTTTCGAAGTAATGCTCATGGCCTCTTACTTCTTAATTGTTCACGGGAACACAAAAATTCAATTGCGTGAGTCGATTAAATATATTTTAGTCAATGTTATCTCGTCAGCGCTTTTTGTTATTGCAGTTGCGTTTTTATACGCTGTTACAGGTACGTTAAATATGGCAGACTTGAGTGTCCGCGTTGCTGAAGCAGGGCAAACAAGTATTATGACTGTCATTTCCGTGTTATTTTTAATTGTTTTCGGGTTAAAGGGAGCCATCTTCCCATTGTATTTCTGGTTACCAGGCTCATACCAAGCTCCACCTTCTGCTATTACAGCTTTATTCGGAGCATTGTTAACGAAAGTTGGTGTTTACTCTATTACCCGTGTATTCACCCTTATTTTCGTTCATGAAGTCGGCTTCACACATGAGATAATTGCATGGCTGGCAACGTTAACGATTATATTCGGTGTTATCGGAGCCATTGCTTATTTAGACATTCGAAAAATCATCATTTATAACATCATTACAGCAGTCGGCGTCATCTTATTCGGAGTGGCGATGTTTAACGAGGCAGGTATTGAAGGTTCCGTTTACTACCTCATTCATGACATGCTTATCAAAGGCGCATTGTTTTTACTTGTAGGTGCGATTATCGTGATTACTGGCACAAGTAACCTCAAAAATATGGGAGGCCTCATTAAAAATCATCCGTTTTTAGGATGGATGTTCTTCGTTGCAGCAGCAGCACTTGCAGGAGTTCCTCCATTAAGCGGATTTATCGGTAAGCTTAAAATCATCGAAGCTGGCTTCCAAAACGGCGACTATGTAATGGCGATGATTGTCTTGCTCTCAAGTCTTCTCGTGCTTTATTCTGTCATGAAGATCTTCATGAATGGATTCTGGGGAGAACAAGTGTTATCAAGAGAAGAAGAAAAAGGTTCAACGAAAGGGCTGCTCATGCCTATCGCCCTTTTAATTGCTTTATCTGTTCTCTATGGATTTGGTATCGAAATCGTCTCTCCATATGTCGTCCAAGCTGCTGAAACGCTGCTTGACCCATCAATCTATATTGAAGCCGTATTAAAGGAGTAG
- a CDS encoding hotdog fold thioesterase, protein MNVNLEGTLVSTLGIEIEKADQKEVRAKMPVDERTRQPFGLLHGGASVALAETVASIGAFFHIDPEKEAAVGLEINANHIKGKKDGFVTAIAKPVHQGRTTMVWEIRIVDEEEDLICISRCTMAIVHRKGRN, encoded by the coding sequence GTGAACGTAAATTTAGAAGGAACACTTGTATCAACTTTAGGAATTGAAATTGAAAAAGCAGATCAAAAGGAAGTTCGTGCGAAAATGCCGGTTGATGAGAGAACACGTCAACCTTTTGGCCTTTTGCATGGTGGAGCTTCTGTTGCTTTAGCAGAAACTGTTGCAAGTATTGGTGCGTTTTTTCATATTGATCCTGAAAAAGAAGCGGCGGTAGGATTGGAAATTAACGCTAATCATATCAAAGGAAAGAAAGATGGATTCGTAACGGCTATTGCAAAACCTGTTCATCAAGGGAGAACGACTATGGTATGGGAAATTCGCATCGTAGACGAAGAAGAGGATTTAATTTGTATCTCAAGATGTACGATGGCAATTGTGCATCGAAAAGGTCGCAACTAA
- a CDS encoding Na+/H+ antiporter subunit E encodes MAFQILLNSLIAFIWMFLQNSYTASSFVVGYVLGLFIIFALRRFFHRRFYLYNVIAVIKLLLIFIKELILSNLSVLKVIISPKLNMKPGIFSLETTLEKDWEITLLANLITLTPGTLVIDVSDDNKTLFIHAMDLDDVEQARQDIRESFEKAIKEVSR; translated from the coding sequence ATGGCATTTCAGATTTTATTGAACAGTTTGATTGCGTTTATTTGGATGTTTTTACAAAACAGTTATACTGCATCTAGCTTCGTGGTTGGATATGTCTTAGGGCTTTTCATTATCTTTGCCCTAAGACGATTCTTCCACAGACGCTTTTACTTATACAATGTAATCGCCGTCATTAAACTATTGCTCATCTTTATAAAAGAGCTCATTTTATCTAATTTATCGGTGTTAAAAGTCATTATTTCACCAAAGTTAAACATGAAACCAGGAATTTTCTCGTTGGAGACGACGCTTGAAAAAGATTGGGAGATTACACTATTAGCTAATTTAATTACATTAACACCTGGAACACTCGTCATCGATGTATCAGACGATAACAAAACATTATTCATTCATGCGATGGATCTAGATGATGTAGAACAAGCACGTCAAGATATTCGAGAAAGCTTTGAAAAGGCTATTAAGGAGGTGAGCCGATGA
- the mnhG gene encoding monovalent cation/H(+) antiporter subunit G has protein sequence MIVISKILIGYLILQGAILSLISSIGILRLPDVYTRNHAASKAATLGVISIMLGVFLYFWLIEGHVNTQVLLGIVFVFLTAPVAGHLISRAAYHTNTPLWKNSVQDELKQAKKGK, from the coding sequence ATGATCGTGATCAGTAAAATTCTTATCGGTTATTTAATTCTCCAGGGTGCTATATTAAGCCTTATTTCTTCAATTGGTATTTTACGTCTTCCTGATGTATATACGCGTAACCATGCCGCTTCAAAAGCAGCAACGTTGGGTGTTATTTCGATAATGTTAGGAGTGTTCTTATACTTTTGGCTTATCGAAGGTCATGTAAATACGCAAGTACTATTAGGAATTGTATTTGTCTTCTTAACAGCACCTGTTGCAGGTCACTTAATAAGTCGTGCAGCGTATCATACAAACACGCCTTTATGGAAAAACAGCGTGCAAGATGAGCTTAAACAAGCGAAAAAAGGAAAATAA
- a CDS encoding kinase-associated lipoprotein B: MEIGDKVTGVYKTGKYIGEITNIRPNHYLVKVLAVLKHPMQGDLHNPKQVNVPLFHERKALSYNEQTNIPKTMVKPYAGDIPSYKESLQNAFTKLVHELEEDESDWAKKSLQCLSQLKIDYKFAE; this comes from the coding sequence ATGGAAATTGGAGACAAAGTTACTGGGGTTTATAAAACAGGGAAATATATCGGGGAGATTACAAACATCCGTCCTAATCATTATTTAGTGAAAGTCCTTGCCGTTTTAAAGCATCCAATGCAAGGAGACCTTCATAATCCAAAACAAGTTAATGTACCTCTTTTTCATGAGCGAAAAGCTTTGAGCTATAATGAACAAACAAATATTCCGAAAACAATGGTTAAGCCCTATGCTGGAGATATACCTTCTTATAAGGAATCATTACAAAATGCTTTTACGAAGTTAGTGCATGAACTTGAAGAAGACGAAAGCGATTGGGCTAAAAAGTCTCTTCAATGCCTTTCTCAATTAAAAATAGACTATAAGTTTGCTGAATAA
- a CDS encoding Na(+)/H(+) antiporter subunit B — MKKAGRKTNDIILQTITKIVVFIIMIFSLYLFFAGHNAPGGGFIGGLMTSSAIVLLLIAYDVKTVKKILPVNYIMMTAVGLFIAVMTGVGSFIFGVPFLTHTFGHFHLPVLGDTELATAVLFDLGVYLVVIGVTMTIIQTIGETE; from the coding sequence ATGAAGAAAGCCGGAAGAAAAACAAACGACATCATTTTACAGACGATTACGAAAATCGTGGTCTTCATCATCATGATTTTCTCGCTTTATTTATTTTTCGCTGGTCACAATGCACCAGGTGGCGGATTTATCGGTGGACTAATGACATCCTCAGCGATTGTCCTTCTCCTCATCGCATACGATGTTAAAACCGTAAAGAAAATTTTGCCGGTAAACTACATTATGATGACCGCTGTCGGACTGTTTATTGCAGTCATGACAGGTGTAGGATCGTTTATTTTCGGCGTACCGTTTTTAACTCATACATTCGGACATTTTCATTTACCGGTTTTAGGAGATACTGAGTTAGCAACTGCCGTATTATTTGACCTTGGCGTTTATTTAGTTGTCATTGGAGTAACGATGACCATTATTCAAACGATTGGAGAGACGGAATAA